In Halobaculum magnesiiphilum, the following proteins share a genomic window:
- a CDS encoding mechanosensitive ion channel family protein: MHTGTAAAAVATATPLATTVAGLLDGLADAYQSALAVPGVAIAVVVLFLAFGAVVSTYAIRLLGRPVARRFARESVAHVVLRGIRLVVVLLFGAAGLSAAGVELGSIVLSVTVFSAVVAVVLAPIVGSIISGVFVLADQPFEIGDMVELPDGTRGFVDDITLRYTKVFTVDNTFEVIPNSYIRDQRITNLSAEDERTRLSLAILVTYESDIDRARSLIERAAASCEAVIEGGPDIRIGVARYPAKPTCYIDSFGDHGVELTLRYWAKNPFKPLTVRSQVQTAVWDILEEDDSIDVEFAYPHSHLVFDDTSGVAQVTMREEDAVSHERATHESHAAPGEDGVADGAGSASGEN, encoded by the coding sequence ATGCACACGGGGACGGCGGCGGCGGCGGTCGCGACCGCGACACCGCTCGCGACGACCGTCGCGGGCCTGTTGGACGGGCTGGCCGACGCCTATCAGTCGGCGCTGGCCGTTCCCGGGGTCGCGATCGCCGTGGTCGTCCTGTTCCTGGCGTTCGGGGCGGTCGTCTCCACCTACGCGATCCGCCTGCTCGGCCGCCCGGTCGCCCGCCGGTTCGCCCGCGAGTCGGTCGCACACGTCGTCCTCAGGGGGATCCGGCTGGTCGTCGTCCTCCTGTTCGGCGCGGCCGGCCTCTCCGCCGCCGGCGTCGAGCTCGGGAGCATCGTCCTCTCGGTGACGGTGTTCTCGGCGGTCGTCGCCGTCGTCCTCGCCCCCATCGTGGGCTCGATCATCAGCGGCGTGTTCGTGCTCGCGGACCAGCCGTTCGAGATAGGCGACATGGTCGAACTCCCGGACGGCACGCGGGGGTTCGTCGACGACATCACCCTCCGCTACACGAAGGTGTTCACCGTCGACAACACCTTCGAGGTGATCCCCAACTCCTACATCCGTGACCAGCGCATCACGAACCTCTCGGCCGAGGACGAGCGCACGCGCCTCTCGCTTGCGATCCTCGTCACCTACGAGTCGGACATCGACCGCGCGCGGTCGCTCATCGAGCGGGCGGCCGCCTCCTGCGAGGCGGTGATCGAGGGCGGGCCGGACATCCGGATCGGCGTCGCCCGCTACCCAGCGAAGCCGACCTGTTACATCGACAGCTTCGGCGATCACGGCGTCGAGCTCACCCTGCGCTACTGGGCGAAGAACCCGTTCAAGCCGCTGACCGTCCGGTCGCAGGTCCAGACCGCGGTCTGGGACATCCTCGAGGAGGACGACTCCATCGACGTGGAGTTCGCCTACCCGCACAGCCACCTCGTGTTCGACGACACGAGCGGCGTCGCGCAGGTGACGATGCGCGAGGAGGACGCCGTCTCGCACGAGCGCGCGACACACGAGTCACACGCCGCGCCCGGAGAGGACGGCGTCGCCGACGGCGCGGGCTCGGCGTCCGGGGAGAACTGA
- a CDS encoding dodecin, with product MVFKKITLIGRSTESFDAATDDAIDRAEETLDEVHWVEVEEFGVEVASVEGREYQAEVEVAFELQE from the coding sequence ATGGTCTTCAAGAAGATCACGCTGATCGGCCGGAGCACCGAGAGTTTCGACGCCGCCACGGACGACGCGATCGACCGGGCCGAGGAGACGCTGGACGAGGTCCACTGGGTCGAGGTGGAGGAGTTCGGGGTCGAGGTCGCCTCCGTGGAGGGGCGGGAATACCAGGCTGAGGTCGAAGTCGCGTTCGAGCTGCAGGAGTGA
- a CDS encoding proteasome assembly chaperone family protein → MTRHAEPTTFHVATEREPASTVIAGFSQFGLAGLTAVDYLVDHLGLEQTGHIRAEGLPTITPFENGRPRYPTRLFSREGLDVTMLVGELFVPNSLAEPFSRAVLDWTERANVDEIAVLSGAPFPHGPAEHRAFYVASDDYRAAHFPDDDLDAGPAAGDPAEAGVGGAGGTVEASGATDPTDTVGVSDAAEPAESDGTTESEEPTDPGTVQPMANGFLDGTNAALMARSMESDLRGCVYVTPVHPQVPDVDAAIRLVEAVETVYGLGVDTGPLEAFADQVGEHYRSLAERLEEHAEEEQPSDRMYM, encoded by the coding sequence ATGACCCGTCACGCCGAACCGACGACGTTCCACGTCGCGACCGAGCGTGAGCCCGCGAGCACCGTCATCGCCGGCTTCTCTCAGTTCGGGCTCGCGGGCCTGACCGCCGTCGACTACCTCGTCGACCACCTCGGACTCGAACAGACCGGCCACATCAGGGCGGAGGGGTTGCCGACGATCACGCCGTTCGAGAACGGGCGACCGCGATACCCTACTCGCCTCTTCTCGCGCGAGGGCCTCGACGTGACCATGCTCGTGGGGGAACTGTTCGTCCCGAACTCGCTGGCGGAGCCGTTCTCGCGGGCCGTCCTCGACTGGACCGAGCGGGCGAACGTCGACGAGATCGCCGTCCTGTCCGGGGCGCCGTTCCCGCACGGCCCGGCAGAGCACCGCGCGTTCTACGTCGCTAGCGACGACTATCGGGCCGCGCACTTCCCCGACGACGACCTCGACGCCGGGCCGGCCGCCGGCGATCCCGCCGAAGCTGGCGTCGGAGGAGCTGGGGGGACGGTCGAGGCGTCGGGCGCGACTGACCCGACTGACACGGTCGGCGTATCCGACGCGGCGGAACCGGCGGAGTCGGACGGGACAACCGAATCCGAGGAACCGACGGATCCGGGGACCGTGCAGCCGATGGCGAACGGCTTCCTCGACGGGACGAACGCGGCGTTGATGGCCCGATCGATGGAGTCCGACCTCCGCGGGTGCGTGTACGTCACGCCCGTTCACCCCCAGGTGCCCGACGTCGACGCGGCGATCCGGCTCGTCGAGGCGGTCGAGACGGTGTACGGCCTGGGCGTCGACACCGGACCGCTCGAGGCGTTCGCGGACCAGGTCGGCGAACACTACCGGAGCCTCGCCGAACGGCTGGAGGAACACGCCGAGGAGGAGCAGCCGTCCGACCGGATGTACATGTAA